A genomic stretch from Mycobacterium paraterrae includes:
- a CDS encoding aldo/keto reductase, whose product MTTTARQVVLPSGETFAALGQGTWHFAEHPAGRADEIAAIRLGLDLGMTTVDTAEMYGDGASETLVGEAISGRRDEVFLVDKVLPNHATRAGTGRACRASLARLNTDHIDLYLLHWRGNVPLAETVEGFEDLVKEGLIRYWGVSNLDLDDMGELTGSPGGDQVQANQILYNLTRRGPEYDLIPWLSERGIPMMAYSPIEQGRLLGHPALDEVARRHSATSAQIALAWVLRHDGVSAIPRASTSAHVRENAAAVQINLGPEDLSVLDRAFPPPTGPRRLETL is encoded by the coding sequence ATGACGACGACTGCCCGTCAGGTAGTCCTTCCCTCCGGTGAGACATTCGCCGCGCTGGGCCAGGGCACCTGGCACTTCGCCGAGCATCCCGCAGGACGCGCAGACGAGATCGCCGCGATCCGGCTGGGGCTCGATCTCGGGATGACTACGGTCGACACCGCCGAGATGTACGGCGACGGCGCGTCAGAGACGCTCGTTGGCGAGGCGATCTCCGGGCGTCGCGACGAGGTCTTCCTCGTCGACAAGGTGCTGCCAAACCACGCGACCCGGGCCGGTACCGGACGAGCCTGCAGAGCCAGCCTTGCTCGCCTCAACACCGACCACATCGATCTCTACCTGCTGCATTGGCGGGGAAACGTCCCGCTCGCCGAAACCGTCGAGGGCTTCGAGGATTTGGTGAAGGAGGGACTGATTCGCTACTGGGGCGTGAGCAATCTCGACCTTGACGACATGGGCGAATTGACCGGTTCGCCGGGCGGCGACCAGGTACAGGCAAACCAGATTCTCTACAACTTGACGCGTCGCGGCCCGGAGTATGACCTCATCCCTTGGCTGTCCGAACGCGGTATACCGATGATGGCTTATTCCCCCATCGAGCAGGGTCGCCTACTCGGACATCCAGCGCTGGACGAGGTCGCGCGGCGCCACTCCGCCACCTCGGCGCAAATTGCGCTGGCCTGGGTGCTACGCCACGACGGTGTCAGCGCCATCCCACGCGCGAGCACGTCTGCGCACGTTCGGGAGAACGCCGCCGCAGTGCAGATCAATCTCGGCCCCGAAGACCTCAGCGTGCTCGACCGCGCCTTCCCGCCGCCTACCGGGCCGCGTCGGCTCGAAACGCTCTGA
- a CDS encoding alpha/beta fold hydrolase, with the protein MDSGRPRCGLSWRKRPKSRLLHWLIVATVCLLIVGCANSTPVRHDGQTGLATPTPPGASRDIAARQADAVFNDYRFRNGEPLSQLRIHYSVLGQPHRNQQGVTDNAILLLHWTNASGQALLAPEFRDALFAPGAPFDATRFFVIIPDDVGHGQSSKPSDGLRAGFPHYGYADVVDLQHKLVTETLGISHLRAAVGLSMGCMNAWQWAETYTDTVDAVMPIACFPAPVSGRNLLWRRMAVNAIKSDPAWAAGNYQQPPPSAAFALQITRMMIDGVAHLQDEIPDPGKADAFLRATDQQAAHVDANDLLYSLESSSDFNAEPALGNITTKVFAVNFADDEFYRDSLAVLQHDLPKVKNARLEIRPVSEGSAGHFTMTHPRLWRDQAAAFMAWSTPH; encoded by the coding sequence ATGGACTCTGGGCGACCGCGGTGCGGTCTCTCTTGGCGGAAGCGGCCGAAAAGTCGCCTGCTCCACTGGCTTATCGTAGCAACGGTATGCCTGCTGATAGTCGGTTGCGCGAATTCGACACCAGTTCGTCACGACGGACAGACCGGACTTGCGACACCAACGCCGCCCGGGGCGAGCCGCGACATCGCCGCGCGCCAAGCGGATGCCGTCTTCAACGATTACCGGTTCCGCAACGGAGAACCGCTGTCGCAGTTGCGGATTCATTATTCGGTGCTCGGCCAGCCGCACCGCAACCAGCAAGGCGTTACCGACAACGCGATCCTGCTGCTGCATTGGACCAACGCCAGCGGACAGGCGTTGCTAGCCCCAGAATTCCGCGATGCGTTGTTCGCGCCGGGAGCACCGTTTGATGCCACCCGGTTTTTTGTGATCATTCCCGACGACGTCGGCCATGGTCAGTCCAGCAAGCCCAGCGACGGGCTTCGCGCTGGTTTCCCGCACTACGGCTATGCCGATGTGGTGGACCTGCAACACAAGCTGGTCACCGAGACCCTCGGCATCAGCCACCTGCGCGCGGCTGTCGGTCTGTCGATGGGCTGCATGAATGCCTGGCAGTGGGCCGAAACCTATACCGACACAGTGGATGCCGTCATGCCGATCGCGTGCTTTCCCGCCCCAGTCAGCGGCCGCAACCTGCTCTGGAGGCGGATGGCCGTTAATGCCATCAAATCCGACCCGGCGTGGGCTGCCGGCAATTACCAGCAGCCACCACCCTCGGCAGCGTTTGCCTTGCAAATCACCCGCATGATGATCGACGGCGTGGCACATCTGCAAGACGAGATACCTGATCCCGGCAAGGCGGATGCGTTCCTGCGCGCGACCGACCAACAAGCCGCGCACGTCGACGCCAACGATCTGCTCTATTCGCTGGAGTCCTCAAGCGATTTCAACGCCGAACCGGCCCTGGGCAACATCACCACCAAGGTGTTCGCCGTCAACTTCGCCGACGACGAGTTCTACCGCGACAGCCTGGCGGTGCTGCAACACGACCTCCCCAAAGTTAAAAACGCGCGGCTCGAGATCCGCCCGGTGTCGGAAGGCTCGGCCGGCCACTTCACCATGACCCATCCCCGGCTGTGGCGCGACCAGGCAGCGGCCTTCATGGCGTGGTCCACGCCGCACTGA
- a CDS encoding winged helix-turn-helix transcriptional regulator, giving the protein MSTRRASKDRASAVSFEELRVRNCSIKRALDVVGEKWTLLVIREALYGASRFEEFLAKVECSRAVLSDRLATLVEHGVLRQEPYREVGQRERRQYLLTEKGYDLFFAVVALMQWGDRWEADDAGGPVVFRHRDCDELVHIEMRCADDHRCIGGDTYYTPAPQLTNDG; this is encoded by the coding sequence GTGAGCACCCGTCGCGCGAGTAAGGACCGTGCGTCGGCGGTGTCGTTTGAGGAACTGCGCGTACGGAACTGTTCCATCAAGCGCGCCCTCGACGTGGTCGGGGAGAAGTGGACGCTGCTTGTGATCCGCGAAGCTCTTTACGGCGCAAGCCGTTTCGAAGAATTCCTCGCTAAAGTGGAGTGCTCTCGAGCGGTTCTCAGCGATCGGCTCGCTACCCTCGTCGAGCATGGCGTGCTTCGCCAGGAGCCCTACCGCGAAGTCGGCCAGCGTGAACGCCGCCAATACCTTCTCACCGAGAAGGGATACGACCTGTTTTTCGCCGTCGTTGCGCTGATGCAATGGGGAGACCGGTGGGAAGCCGACGACGCCGGCGGCCCGGTCGTTTTCCGACACCGCGACTGCGACGAACTCGTACACATCGAAATGCGATGCGCTGACGACCACCGATGCATAGGCGGCGATACCTATTACACCCCCGCCCCTCAACTGACGAACGACGGCTAA
- a CDS encoding NmrA family NAD(P)-binding protein, with protein MSSVDQDGLVVVVGAAGRHGGTGGQVAKRALAAGRQVRALVRSDDERAQRLRRQGVETVVGDLLDLRTLYPALEGADAVYVAYPAAPGLPAALLNVASVLKDMRATSRVIVMSMGAADRNSPSGIARAHAEAEELLIELGTNVTVVRSSAFFYENILRLHAGSINLMNVLLNNFGDSRPAWIAGRDIGDYCASVLLDPDRYATDPIIYPPGHELLAHSEIADIISEEVGRPISYRYISTAEWAGQMNGLVPEATVEHLTKMGEMCENGTTLLRTDVNPAALQAASGGRAPQTFRDFVHQHSAEFGAITATA; from the coding sequence GTGAGCAGTGTCGATCAGGACGGGCTCGTTGTTGTCGTGGGGGCGGCGGGCCGCCACGGTGGTACCGGGGGGCAGGTCGCGAAGCGGGCGTTGGCGGCGGGCCGTCAGGTCCGTGCGCTGGTGCGCAGCGACGACGAACGCGCGCAACGTCTTCGCCGGCAGGGCGTAGAGACGGTTGTCGGAGATTTGCTTGACCTTCGAACCTTGTATCCCGCACTGGAGGGGGCGGACGCCGTCTATGTCGCTTATCCGGCCGCGCCTGGTCTGCCGGCAGCCTTGCTCAACGTTGCTTCGGTGCTCAAGGATATGCGCGCGACCTCACGCGTGATCGTGATGTCAATGGGCGCCGCGGACCGCAACAGCCCCAGCGGCATCGCTCGCGCACACGCAGAGGCTGAAGAATTGCTCATCGAGCTCGGCACAAATGTCACCGTCGTGCGTAGCAGCGCGTTCTTCTACGAGAACATTCTGCGGCTGCATGCCGGATCGATCAACCTGATGAACGTGCTGCTCAACAATTTTGGCGACAGCCGGCCGGCGTGGATCGCCGGCCGAGACATCGGGGACTATTGCGCCTCAGTGCTGCTCGACCCGGACCGCTACGCCACAGATCCCATCATCTACCCGCCGGGGCACGAATTGCTCGCGCATAGCGAGATCGCCGACATCATCAGCGAGGAAGTCGGACGTCCGATCAGCTACCGCTACATCTCTACCGCCGAGTGGGCCGGGCAGATGAACGGTCTGGTCCCCGAGGCGACCGTCGAGCACCTGACCAAGATGGGCGAGATGTGTGAGAACGGGACCACGTTGTTGCGCACCGACGTCAACCCGGCCGCGCTGCAGGCCGCCAGCGGCGGACGTGCGCCACAGACGTTCCGTGACTTCGTCCACCAGCACAGTGCCGAATTCGGCGCCATCACGGCCACTGCGTAG
- a CDS encoding nuclear transport factor 2 family protein, whose translation MSSITNLGDFAALDPFFRIIEHGLQGLVEPGHFFDLMAEDVVIEYVVTVPGYPARVEGRQALAELYRPYGTAMQLERCFDLAVYHDPAKNVAIVEYACEGHTVNGNHPYANRFISVITLRNRKIVYWRDYLNPVAVFNALGWPAS comes from the coding sequence ATGAGCTCTATCACAAACCTGGGCGATTTCGCCGCCCTGGATCCGTTCTTCCGCATCATCGAGCACGGACTACAGGGTCTGGTCGAGCCCGGGCACTTTTTCGATTTGATGGCCGAGGACGTCGTAATCGAATATGTGGTCACGGTGCCCGGATATCCGGCCCGGGTAGAGGGCCGTCAAGCGCTAGCCGAACTCTACCGCCCCTACGGGACCGCGATGCAACTGGAGCGCTGCTTCGATCTCGCCGTCTACCACGACCCGGCCAAGAACGTTGCCATTGTCGAGTACGCCTGCGAAGGCCACACCGTCAACGGGAACCATCCCTACGCCAACCGGTTCATCTCCGTGATCACCCTGCGGAACCGAAAAATTGTGTACTGGCGTGATTACCTCAACCCCGTCGCGGTGTTCAATGCACTCGGCTGGCCCGCGTCCTGA